In Terriglobales bacterium, one DNA window encodes the following:
- the ribD gene encoding bifunctional diaminohydroxyphosphoribosylaminopyrimidine deaminase/5-amino-6-(5-phosphoribosylamino)uracil reductase RibD: MHTPDDERFIHRALGLARQGISLASPNPCVGAVIVDAGGTVVGEGAYTYDGLKHAEILALEQAGERARGATLCLNLEPCSHQGRTGPCADAVISAGIRRVVASMEDPNPQVHGLGFQRLRDAGIEVTVGVEEEQARHLNEAFARHVRSRRPLVVLKAAMTLDGKIAPPPGESENPSALGAGGATGGWITSELARAHVHELRHAMDAIMVGVGTVVADDPLLTDRTGLPRRRPLLRVILDSRLRMPLGSRVAKTCRDDVLVLCSFAEEKKRKELEGRGIRVEQVALGGGDGRPDLRKIVQRLGELDITSVLIEGGAMVNWAALAAGVVDKVFLYYAPKILAGSGSVPFAAGAGFRRMSDAAYVRNMRLYRFGEDFAVEGYLRDPYTS; the protein is encoded by the coding sequence ATGCATACTCCCGACGATGAGCGCTTCATCCACCGCGCCCTCGGACTCGCGCGCCAGGGCATCAGCCTCGCTTCTCCCAACCCTTGCGTCGGCGCCGTGATCGTCGATGCCGGTGGGACTGTCGTCGGCGAGGGCGCCTACACTTACGATGGGCTCAAGCACGCCGAAATTCTCGCCCTCGAGCAAGCCGGCGAGCGCGCGCGTGGCGCAACGCTGTGCCTCAATCTGGAGCCGTGTTCGCACCAGGGGCGCACCGGTCCATGCGCCGATGCCGTTATCAGCGCCGGCATTCGCCGCGTCGTCGCCTCCATGGAAGATCCCAATCCTCAAGTACACGGCCTGGGATTTCAGAGGCTGCGTGACGCCGGCATAGAAGTCACGGTCGGCGTCGAAGAAGAACAGGCGCGTCACCTCAATGAGGCGTTCGCCCGCCACGTTCGCTCGCGCAGGCCGCTCGTGGTCCTGAAGGCCGCCATGACGCTCGACGGCAAGATCGCCCCGCCGCCGGGTGAATCGGAGAATCCTTCGGCGCTGGGCGCGGGCGGCGCCACCGGCGGTTGGATCACCAGCGAACTGGCGCGCGCCCACGTCCACGAGTTGCGCCACGCCATGGATGCCATCATGGTCGGGGTTGGCACCGTCGTTGCCGACGACCCGCTGCTCACCGATCGCACCGGGCTGCCTCGACGCCGTCCGCTGCTGCGCGTCATCCTCGACTCGCGTCTGCGGATGCCGTTGGGGTCGCGGGTCGCCAAGACCTGCCGCGACGACGTGCTCGTCCTGTGCTCGTTCGCCGAGGAGAAGAAGCGCAAAGAGTTGGAAGGCCGCGGCATTCGTGTCGAACAGGTTGCGCTCGGCGGCGGAGACGGGCGTCCCGACCTGCGCAAGATCGTCCAGCGCCTCGGCGAACTCGATATCACCAGCGTGCTCATCGAGGGCGGCGCGATGGTCAACTGGGCGGCGCTGGCCGCCGGCGTCGTGGACAAGGTATTTCTCTACTACGCGCCCAAAATCCTGGCGGGCAGCGGCTCGGTGCCGTTTGCCGCCGGCGCGGGCTTTCGCCGCATGAGCGACGCTGCTTACGTCAGGAACATGCGCCTCTACCGCTTTGGCGAGGATTTTGCCGTCGAAGGATACTTGCGCGATCCCTACACTTCGTAG